aaggcctttgacacggtcccccacaacatcctctCTCTaatctggagaggtatggatttgatgagtggactttttggtggatgaggaattggttggatggtcgcatccaatGTCCAGATGGGGATCAGTGAcacaggggtccatactgggcccagtactgtttaatatcttcatcaatgacacagacagtgggatcgagtgcaccctcagcacgtttgcagacaacaccaagctgagtggtgcagttaacatgcctgagggacaggatgccatccagagggacctggacaagctcgagaactggacctgtgtgaacctcatgaggttcaacaaggccaagtgcaaggtcctgcacctgggtcggggcaacccccataTCAATACaagctgagggatgaagggattgcgggcagccctgccaagaaggacttgggggtaccggtggatgaaaagctggacatgagctggcaatgggCACTTGCAGCCCAAAAGGCCAACCATCTCCTatgctgcatcaaaagaagcatggccagcaggtcgagggaggtgattctgcccctctactctgctctggtgagaccccacctggagtgctgcatccagctctggagccctcagcacaggacagacatggacctgttgcagcaggtccagaggagggccacgaaaatgatcagggggatggaacacctctcttatgaggaaaggctgagagagttggggttgttcagcctggagaagagaaggcttcggggagaccttattgcagcctttcagtacttaaagggggcttataagaaagatgcggacagactttttagcagggcctgttgcaataggacaagaggtaacggttttaaactaaatgaGGATAAATTTAggctagctataaggaagaaattttttacaatgagggtggtgaaacactggcacaggttgcccagagaggtggtagatgccccatccctggaaacattcaaggtcaggttgaacggggctctgagcaacctgatctagttgaagatgtccctgctcactgcaggggggttggactagatgacctttaaaggtcccttccaatccaaactattctatgattctatgattctacatctTGCTTTTCTCTAAGATGCTGGCCAAGATCCCTCCTCACATTAACCTCAGAGTCCATTTCTCAGAAAGTCTGCAGCCAGCCATTCCCTAGGCTGATTTCAGAGTCCATCAGGAATTCAGGAGGGAGCTCCAAAGGACACACCGCACCCTGTAACCCCTtcttggaaaaatacattttagtacACAAGCAGACAGGAAAACTGGCCCACGTTGCTGACACCTTGTCCTTCAAAGCACAAGAAACTATACCCCAAAACTTGcctgtttcttctcctgcatGCCTACAGTGATACAGGACAATACATCTCACTGCCATTGAGATCCTCAAGCTGAAGCATGAGGTAATGGCAACTGCAACATCTAACAGGTTGAGACTCCCTATGAGTTTAAACAGGAACCTGTTACTGCTTAATACTTCAGAGAAATCAGATCATTCATTTCAGCAACTAATTATGAAACCACATTTTCCCTTCAGAGCACATCCCTGCATGGAAACGACCAAGGAGTCTCCCCTCAGTCCCAGTTAAAGCCGGGATCCAGATGACACACTGCCGCTGTGCTGCTCTCCTTTCTACATTTCTCCAGCACGCAAGCAGCGTACCTCGGCATTCAGATTTGCAGTTGCAGTGAGGGTGCCGTTGTTGAACAGAGAGCCCAGTTTAGCCTTAAATAATGTAATATCCAAACTAGCCTGCTCCCCCAGTTCAGGGGTTTTCTTCTATGCACTTTGCAGGAAATTGGATCAAATCATTTCCTCACCGGTTTATGCCAATCAATCAGTCTGCTGGCACCAAGCTGTTAATTACCCCAGCTCTTCCCCAGGAACCCAGAAAAGTGTCTGCAACCCCAGCCCACAATGTAAATGTTTCTTGGTAACACGAAGGGAAGTAAAGTAAATAAAAGTAAGCCAGTCCTAACTGATCTTTGGACTCCAACAGCTTAACATTCAGACCAGATTGTCGAACATATTTCAGCCAGTCAGAGACATACTGTACTCCTCCAAACAATTTAGACTAACATAAACTAGGGATGTGCCAAAACCAGCCGTAGGATTCTGCCTTTCCATTGCGCAAGCAGAACCATTCATGCAGTCACTTAGTAAGAAACAGGGGAGCTCAGCTTATCCGAAGATGATTTCGGATCCGCCATTGCTAGACCCTGTGCTTTCAGATCTGGAGAGGAGGCAAAAGGATATAAAATTACTGACTACATACCTCTAGGTGGTTTCTGGTGAACTTTTACAAAATCTGCACCACATAAGTGATTGAGTTTTTCCTTGGTTCCATCATTATATAGGTGAATAAACACCTCCTttggaaagtagggctccatttCTGATAGTTTCAGGGCTCCTATTCCATTGGCACAGTCAACCTTCAGGTGCCTCTGACTCTCTCCAAAGCTGGGAGACTTAGCACAAGGGAAGAAGAGGCAAAGTGAACTCATACCCTAGTGAAACCACACCTAGAGACATGCTGAATTCGAAACTTCAGACCCAAACAGGCTAACAAACAGAAGATACTAATTTTGTACATTTGCATGAAGAAGACAACACCCAGTATTCACCTGTTTTATCAGTTCCGTAAAAGCTTTGGATAGTTTTTCATAATAACCTTCCAGCGTTGCTTTCCCATATTGCTCTTGGGTGTTTCGACAGCGGACCATGTAATGTAGCTGTGGTGTTGTCACCAGACCATAATCTAGCATAAAATAAAAGGCACAACATTCAGAAATAGAATACTAAATTAATCCCTCCTTAAAAGTTGTACAGTACTTGCTATTCTACAATAAACAGACAAATGCAGTGCAGGAAACCCATATTAAATTTTTCAAGTTCTGTTACAAAAAGATGACACGTCGCCTCCTCCCTTGCATTAAAGCCATACAACTATCCTGAAAGAAGACCATTACAAGCAAAGATGGAAATGGTGTCTGAGCTACTGCTTTAGGTCTACATAACAGAGTCACATTTACATAAAAACTTGAAATCGGACTAGAATTGCAAAAGCACAACATACCATGGTACTGACCACCTAGAACGGAGATACCATCTATTACTGACTGTGAAAGTTTCTCACTGCTTGGCCTGGAAAACAACAAATACAACTGATAACCTTTGCAGAAGACATTTATATATGTTCTTGGGAAGGAAGCACATGTGGAAAAAGACTCTACAAGCTTCCTGCCAGTAGACTTAGATTCAATATGAAGAAATCCATACCTTTTGCTATTGTAGGGGCCTCCCAATAAAAAAGTTTGAAAGCCACCACCTCAGAGAATTGCAAAGACAAGTAAACTGCTGAACACACATGGACATCACACGGtaccctcaaaaaaaaaccccaaacccacaacaaAGCATCCCATTCAGAAACAGTGCTAGGAAGTTCTTGTAATATCAGGGACGCTAATATAGGAACAGCATTGGAAAACTTTTGCTTATTGCTATAATCATAAATTACTTTAATAGGTAGCAGACTAAgcataaaaaaaagcataatctGGCTGCGGAGGGCAACACATCCAAAAGCACCCATTAACAAAACATTGGCGCTTCCATAAAAGCAGCACACATCTACAGCACTTTGTAATTACCTGGTGTCTCTACCAATAAAAACTGAAGCATCTTTGTACTGgttcactgctgctttttggcaGATCTCAgttattattttctgtaattctCGCTCCTCTGCATTTGCTAGTTGTGTGGCATACTCTTCCCAGGAAGGGTGCAGCATTTCACCAAGAGGATCAACCAGCTTTACACCATTATCTTCCtgagaggaaaacagaacagaagataCGAAGTCTAAAAGCGGGAAACTTAATAAAATCTCTTTGAAGACAGCCGACACATGGTTCAATCACATTGCTTCTTTAAATGTGGAGCGTTTCTGGGAAAAAACTGCTTAGATGTTTATTTAAACCTCTAATAAGCCCAAAAAAGTAACGTAACCAGCATAttgttgcaccaggagaggtgtagattggatattaggaaaaatttcttcaccaaaagggttgtcaagcactggaacaggctgcccagggaagtggtgagtcaccatccctggaggtatttaaaagatgtgtagatgtggtgcttagggacatggtttagtggtggacttggcagtgttaggttaatggttggacttgatgatcttaaaggtcttttccaacctaaacgactctatgattttatgattctatgttaaGTAACTGACGTTTTCCCCCTTATAATTTTGGTATGAAATTCATTTGACATTAAAAGGACATAAGGGGAGATTCCAATAACCTGGAATGCTCCACGGCAGCAGAAGTCTAAATGCCTGATTTATAATTGCTgcatctctttattttttaaactagcagATTTTGCTCAAAGGCTCATCTCTTCTCAAGGGCATTCCTAGCTTGCCTACGTTACAAATTTCCTACATTACAGCATTTCCACATGATAGAAAATGACACTCCTATGTACGGGGAAAAGTAACTTCAAACATGTCAGACATCATATTTACAGGGAGCACGCTAAACACACGCTTTAAGTAGGTCCAAGTGCCTTCAGGATCTGGTCTCTCAGTACCATGAAGAGCTTTGATTCCACCAGACAGATcacatctattttctttttaaagaaaaggttgTTCTTACTTCAGGATTGTGAGATGCTGTAACCATGATGCCAATAGTAGATACCACAGCTTTGGACCTCAGAACTGCCAGCAAGCCCATGCGGAACATGACGTGATCAAGCTGTTCGGCCTTGGTGCGAAATCCAGCGGTGCCATACTGAAGAGTAAGTCCAGCAGGTTTAGGATGCAACACTGAGTATTTTTTAAGTGCTTCAGAATCCATTTCTAGAGAAAGAAGTAACACAGATGCAAGTAAGAGAAGACAAGTTGTTATAATTAGTTTCACATTTTGCACTTTACTTTTTAAGCCCATAGGTATTTTAAACGAGCATCAACACAATACCGTTCATATCCCACAAATCCCTTGGTGGGACTGCGAAGGGAACCATTACCAGAGCAATCCATGAAGGAGCCTCTACATTCCCACTACAGCACCAGATAAACAGAGCTTGACCAGATTTCACCAGATCATGAAGGGATGATGGGATTTAGGTGAGAAGAGCCACAATTCTCAGTCAGCTGGATCCAGGAATCCTAACAAAGTTATTGCCAAGGGCTGGCCATTTCTCACTGCAACGTTAGCCACTCAGTGCACTCGGCCACGACTCCATACATTAACTTTCGAGTTCAAATGCAGCCTGTCCTCCCTCTTCAAGCCCCTGCAGCTACACAGAAACCCCCAGCAGCGTCACCTGGATGTTTTACTCGGATCGCGGCTCTGCGAAGGCGCTCTGTACGGTTTCCACCTCGTCCCAGGCACTTGAGGCGCTAACAGCCGTAGGGCCGGGAAGGGCCAGCCGGACGCACGCCCCCGCAAGCGGCTCCAGCAGCCGCCTCCCTGCACGGCTTGAGGGCCTCGGCCCCAGCACCGCTACCGGGACCACTCGTGAAGGACAGGAGCCCCACCAGATCCCCCCGTCTCAGCCGGGGCCGCTAAcctgccaccgccgccgccgccgcgctccccttCCGGAGCGGGCGCGGCCACGCCCCCAAGCCACGCCCGTCCAATGACAGCTGCGGACACGCCCACTCGACAGTCAGAGCCGGGGCCGGGGTTGGGGGCCGGGGctcgcccctgccccggcccccggccccaaCCCCGGCCCTCAGCCGTCCTGGAGCGCTGTCGCGCAGAGAAACTCCAGCGTTAACGTCAGGGAAGTGTGTCTTCATGAGCAAACCAGATTTCTCTGTAACAGATTAAGCTTTCAGTGACACCAACTTCACGTCACGCACGGACTTCCGAGTTGCCACCCCAGACACCAGCCGTATCTGCCCACGTACATAAACGTGGCGCCTccattttgtgttctttcatgCCCGTGGCATCAGTGCGCATCGTTCACTGGCCCTGCCTGTAAGGCTCTGCCTGGGTCTGTGGGGCACCTACCCCAGGGTACCAGCGGTACCTCAGGGGCAGCAAACGCCTAACGGTACGAGCGATACCTCAGGGGAAGCCAACGGCACCTCCCTCAGAGAGAGGCCTGCCATGATTTTATTCCTCACCTCAAGGCagcccgccgccctcccccgggCGCCCACCCGTGCCAGCCCCCGCGGTGTTCCCCGCGGCAGCCGCGGGCTGGGTTTCCCTGACAGGCTGTTGGGAGGCTGAGCTCGGGCAGGCAAGCCCCGCGCCCGCTCTCGCGTCTCACGCCGTGACTGCAGGGATTAAAAACGGAGCGAGCGACCAGCGGAGAACGGCgtgcggccccgctcccctcgacGCCGTGAGAGAGAGGCACGGAGCTGGCAAAGGACACGGGCCTCCCTCGCTGCCGCTGCGCACTGGACCACGCCTCTGCCACCGcggcgggcccgccccgccgagcGCGCATGCGCGCCCCCTCCTGCTCGACCGGGGCTCGCGTAGCGGCCGTTGAACAGCCGCGCTCCGGGctgagggcggcggcggctctgGCGGCGCTAGGTCTGGGGCTGCGCGGCGCTGCCTCGTCTCGGCGGCCTCACCGGGGAGGCGGCATCAGAGACGTGTCGCCTCCCCTCCGCTCCGGTTGGCGGCTGAAACCCGTGCGGCCCAGGTGAGGAAGCCTCCCCTTCGCCACCCCCTCCTTGGCGCAGGCTCCTTTCTCCAGATTGGCTGTGGAGCACGCCTGTAAGGGACTCACTTCTAAGCGTTTTGTACCCAGCCGTATTTAATGCAAATTCTGTCCTTAAAAAATAGTGGGGTTTCCCGGCGGAGGCTGGCTTGGTCGGGTGCACAGATTAGTGCTAAACCTCACTGTGTGGTAAACCTGGGGGGTTGACTCCAGCCTCTCGTTCCAGGTGTGTGTGGTGGGCAGTGCAATGGCTGTCACAGTGCAAGAGTGCCTGGAGCTCCAGCTGCTGGAAGTGGAAATGCTCCTTTCAATGTTTCccaaaaaaggtgaaataaatctGGATGAGGATGCTGTGCCCGGCATGCAGCGCTACCTGAGAAACGCTGATGGAGCTTTGCCCCCACAGCTCGAATATTCAATCGCTATTGATGTAGGGGAGACAAAGGTGAGAACTTCCACGTAGATGTGTTCGTGTGTGTTGTTTCCTTGTACAGACACTTAAAAACTCTgccctgaaaaagagaaaaaaaccacttaatttctgtttgctgtttCAAAAGTCAAGAGTAACAAGTCTtagtttttattctttatttgagTCTTAACTTTCTTTGGGCAAGAAAGGCTAATAGAATTGCAGATAGGAATAGACAACTGACATCAGTGGTGCACACACACCAATCATAAGAGCTTAGGTAGGGTTGTGTCCACGTGAGCATTGTTAGTTTACAGGTTTACAAAGAGTTGTGTGTTACAAAGGCAACGCTCCATGTATTCCTTCCTATAGGAATACATATGTTGGACTTTACATTATTCTAGCAAAACCACCCTATTATTTCTCTCTTCCACCCCTTGCCACGTGTACTGATATTCATTGATCCATATTTGAAATATGGTAATGTAAAAATAGCCCCAAATGGCAGAATACTGTTAAGAAGAGTCACACAAAcactaaaacaaaaccagcctaTAAACTACAatacaaaaccccaaacttaCAGTATAAGGAGTTCCAATAGTTTATTCTATTGAAGAAAAGGTTATGTATGACGGCTAAGCGATGTAAATACTCGCACAGAGAACATAGCCGGTGGTGCAGGTCTGAGTATATAATAATGCAATGACTGGAAATTGAAAACCGACAAACCAACTGAGAAGTATATGCATTTTCCTAGGAATGAGGATAATTAAACATCAGAACAATTTACTGGGTAACAAGGTGGCCTCATGATTATTTGGAAACTTATGTACAAGATTGGGTATCTTTCTAAAATGCACCCTTTCACCAGCCTTCAGAGAGAAGTTTTATGAACTGCATAGGGAGGGCTTCTGCAGGAAGAACTTTTTTTCCATGGCAGATTGTCAAGAAACTTGGAAAGATAATTTGTCATTTCACAATTCACTTCTCTCTGCAGGAGTAATCATATGATTGTATACTACAGTAAAAGTCCCCTAAAGGTATACAAGAGTCTCGATTATACTAAAGACACATGAATCCTCTCCTGCTCTTGGACCAGAGGCAGGGTTCAGTTTCCAAAGAACTGAGGTGCTTCATTGTGAGACACTGTAGGAATAATCAAGAGAAATTCAACAGCCCGTGGTTTGTAGGAGATCAGGCAAGATAATCTAGATGTTTCCTTGGCCTAAAATGCACGTAAATCTTTTTATCCCCTATAATCCTGAGAATGCTTCCTCTGTTAGGGtgaatatttgcttaaaatagtaataatgcatagaatcatagaatggtttggattggaagggatcttaaagattatctagttccagcccccctgccacgTGTCTCTATATACATTATGTACAATCATAAACACTGTTTCGTATAACTCTTGGCCTTGTTTCCCTGGGGTAGATCCAGCAGTGGGGCTGAGTTCATTGATGAGATGTGCGTTTGGTAAGGGACAAGTCCCAAAAGCCACTTGCCCCTTGACTCTGGCAGACGGGTAGTTTATCACTGTAGCAACACTGAGCATGTACTGAGAATGTGCACTAGAAATATCCCTGGAAGGCAACTGTGTACCTTCTTTCAAGCCACGGCATTATTTCTGTAAACAGCAGAAACATTAGATATGTTGGGAAATTCCCAGCATGGTGCAACAACAGAAAAGGAGCAgacaaaaggaaagcagaaaaagtaattCCAGCCTTTAGGATGTCACAGTCTTAATTACATTTCCTCATTGTCTGCCTTTGACAGGGAAGAAGAATCTAGCATGTCTTTCAGTAGctgcagaattaattttctttttgtgtgtgtgtttttaaggtAAAAGTGGAATTGCAGGTACTGCTGCCTCATATGTATCCTCAGGTAGCTCCTCAGCTTTTTGCAAAATCAAATGCACTGCGCAGACAGCAACAGTTGCGGCTCAACACGCATCTCGCTTCTCACATCAGCTCTTTGAATTCAGGTGAAGTATGTATATATGAAGCTGTGCAATGGGTGAAAGAAAACAGCCTGCCTTACTTGGAAAACAGTAAGGTCTCTTCTGAAAGTGCTTCAGAAGAAGTCGTAATTAAAGAAACGTTGCATCGCATGTGGATCTACAGCCATCATATATATAGGCAGGAATTGAGGAAAAAGATTTTTGACTGTGCAAAGAAGTTAAATCTGACTGGCTTCTGCCTAACAGGAAAACCTGGTGTGATCTGTGTGGAGGGACTCCGAGCAAGCTGTGAAGAGTTTTGGCATGCTATTAGGTATCCCAACTGGAAGCATATTTCATGCAAGCATGTGGAGAACATAGAAACGGAGGGAAGCACAGATAATCTTCGTCTCTTTCGTGCTTTTGAAGACCTACAGTTTCAAGCACATGGTGATTATGGCCTGAGGAATGACTATCACATGGATCTTGGCCAGTTCCTAGAATTCCTGAAACAACATCAAAGTGgacatatttttcagattttatttggtGTCGAAGGCAAACTTTCagacaaataaaagaaactgTGTAAGTAGTTCTAATTTTGGACAGCAACATTGAAATATTGTGCCTTATAGCTACTGTGAAAAGGGAAACTGTTTAACATACGAGAAGAACAGTTCACGTAGTTAATCTTAACTTTTGTTCTGAATTGCCGTGTATTTTTGAGAGGTGTTTACTTATTTTCTGAGACCCTAAAACTGGCATTTGTCACTATCCCCACGCCTCAAAGTGCTTGCAAGGTGATAAGCATCCCACACTGTAGTATCCTGAATTCCACACTTCCGTCTCCTCATCCATAGTGTGCTGTGTGTTACTAAGCTGCGGTGCAGACCCGTAGTTAGCTTCTACATACAGTTGTGGGATACCAAAGTGGCTGCAGTCAGAGATTAATGTGGTTTCCAATACAAAAGCACACCCAGCTCAAGGAAATCTCACCGATACGTTCATGGCTTAGTGCGTGCAATGTCTTCTGCTGCTTCATGAAGCATCTGCTCTCACTTCATTCAACTAATCCATGAAATGCAAAGGCGTGTGTCCAACCACAGGACcaagttttggttttaaataaagGGCAGGGAGgcggaggagaggaggaagaagccaaCATCACCCATCCCTTGTATGCTTTAGGTAGTACCTATACAATTATATTGCCAATACCACCATTTTCACAATCCCATTCCGGTCTGGTTATGTTAACAGTAATTTTTCAGCTGCTCAACTCATGGCATTTTACATTTACATTGTTAGGCCAAGCACCTTGGAAAGGAAACTGTGTAAGATGAGACAAAGTTTagtgtttcctcttttttccccctacattacataagaaaatatatgtaaaaatataaaaatgaaaaaactatatatatagtatatattaaataaaaatacatataacttTACCAACCTTTTCTATGTCAAATTAGTACCGAGAGACAATTTTCCAGTAGCTTGTAACAGGAAATTATATTAATGGCTCATTAGGCAGCGCGTTCCTACGCGTAGTGTaggagagaatcatagaatagcttgggttggtTCATAGATGGAGAATGCTACTGAAAAGTCCCCAGCAGCCATGCCTTAAAGAACCACCAGCTTATTGCCTTCCACTCCGAACACCATAATGTGAAAATCAGCAGCGAGCAATAAAAGCAGACGTACTGTTGAGCTGCAGAGGCTTGGCTGTTCAAATCTAAAAATGGGCCATTTCGACAGCAGCTATTTAAAGACTGTTTCAGTACACTCAGCTGAtgactacaaaaataaaagatactattttatttcaaataaaacactTAGTACTTCCTTCATAATAGCAATATATTGAAATACAGAGGATGGCAGTATTTCTGTTTGCTCAGATTGATGAGTACAGCTCAGAATGCTCAGTATATTCCTTCACTGTGGTAAGTATATTGTATATATGACGATAACTTCAGCCAAAAGCACAGTAAGGCAAAAAATGTTTACAGGTTCCCATTATGCGATGAGGGAGAAAGTCCCTCTCCATTTTGTGAATTCAGGGCCTGGGGTCTgcagctgtggcagagctgagggGCTGAACCgttaaaattcatttttggttttgcagaGATACCTCTACAGCATGATCgcagaaaaaatattcaagtaCACTTTGTTTCCGGAACTGTCcagaaaatatattacatttttcttGGAGTGGTAATTCTGTAACAACTAATAattctctggggttttttggaaCATTTGTGTATGAGCGCAGATTCCACACGATCATGACtcagaaacaataaaacaatttGCATTCAGTCCTGTTGGGAAGTTGCCAAATGATaaactttttcctttaaagtagCAAAACAAACCGGTTTAGAAATAGGCCTTATCCACGAGATTTCAAccagaaggaaatgggaaagGCAACACTGGCATAGGTCAGAAAGTCTCTGCAGGAGAATGGTCAAACAATGCGAAGTTAGAGCTGTCTAAAGCTTTATTCTGAGCACAAGCTTTGTTCGTTCATTTTTTCTAAAGGAGGAAACTGCTGGTAGTACAAACCAATCAAGTATCCTCCTAAGGAAAACCACAGACTCATGACTTTTATTTCTAGAAATGCTAATTATGAATCCAGAATAATGCAGGTCATGAGCAGTGTCCCTGGGTGCTTGTTGCAGAGGGAATCACTTTTTTTGCAGAAGAATAAGGGTCACTGCCAGGTATCACTTTTGACTCTTTTTGTCGACAGAtgagaaagagtaaaaaaaagtaagatcTCTTGAGTTGAAATTAGTGTGTAAATGAGCATATTCAGCATGCTGAATTATCAATGAAGTtgtaaaaactattttaaagacCATACTGAAGAAATTTTGAGCTAACCAGGTCATTCAAACAGTAGCAAGCGAGAGAAACATTCAGTAAATATcaaagaattaataaaatgtgtttgttccCCCCATAACGATATACTCTCTTCCCCATAAAAATTACTCATCTAGTAGACCTCAGCTAGGTGATTTGGAAGTTTGTTACAAAGAATAATACTTTATCACATATgatgtgtgtttaaaaatacatgggCCTCAAATACTACAGGAATTAATTAGGTTTAGTACATAAAAGACTTACTACCAGCCAGATAACTGATGTTTGTAAGAAAATACTTAGTCAAAAAGAAGCCTATTTATAGCATTGTGATACTCCCTTTTTGTCAAGAACATGGAGTCCAAGCACTTCCATGAACTTTAGGCCAAACAATTACGTTGTATCAAAACAGCAGTTATCTTGCTGGGGGAATGAAATCTTTAATCATTTACAGGACTTTAGCTTAGCTAAGTAACATTAAAGCATTCTAATTAGATGTGAACAAAAGGTTCTGCAGGTTCAGTTCTCGTTAGATAATTTTCATTACTCCGCACAggcttttctttggaagaaaatattctaaaCTTACTgttctttaaagtttttttttaaataatagcttGACAATTTATGCAAATTACATTGTGACTGTAATGGATTAAACAGTCGTTGTATGCCTTTCTTAATGTTCCGTGGTACCATTTGTCTGTTTAAGTTCTCACTGACATTTGTGACAAAACTCTCAACTCAAGGTACAACCCCTTATTTTGATAACAAAAAGATCTGTAAAACTATAGTGTAGGATATCTCAATTAAAGCAACAATCAAAATAACCAAACAACACAAATATATTTctcagattaatttttattttctgatgtatAATTAATATGATTTCTTGATCTGAGTTTCTAACCACATATTACAATTTAGAAAAAGTTTTCTGCATCTTAAAAAATTAGCTATTATTGGGCTTCCTAAGCAGAAatgttctgaatattttaatgctttttaactgCTGCTAGTTcgttcattcttcattaaatatttacagtttCACTTTCATGGCTTCTTCAGGCCAGGTATAGGAGTCAGCCACAAAGCTGTTATAATCAGTGCTGTAAACCTGAGAACGGATGAAGGCTTCTAGGTCCTTGGGCTGAGGATAGGTGGAGGCAGTGTTATTCCTGTAGGCTTCTTCTGCGATCTGGAAAGATTCATTAAAATCCTAATTAGTGCTGATAAACTATCTGAGTACATTTAACAGCATTTAAAAGTAGGAATTGGTTCAAAATCAAGGTAGGACCTTCATCTTCTCCACTGCTGACGGTCACCTATATTCACCCTGGATCTGGGCTAGTATACAGCAAAGACAACTAGGAACAGGACGATGTTTGCATTTAAGTGAGTCTGACTCATGCTACTTTTGAACAGGATTACGTGTCTTTACTGTTACAAATACAGTGCTCCTCCTCATCCAGTAACGTCTTAGCTTTTATAGTGCAGCGGTGGATAAAATATTCCACAAACCTCAAGCACTGAGATACAATTTCTGCTTTTCCATCACA
The genomic region above belongs to Calonectris borealis chromosome 3, bCalBor7.hap1.2, whole genome shotgun sequence and contains:
- the RWDD2A gene encoding RWD domain-containing protein 2A, whose protein sequence is MAVTVQECLELQLLEVEMLLSMFPKKGEINLDEDAVPGMQRYLRNADGALPPQLEYSIAIDVGETKVKVELQVLLPHMYPQVAPQLFAKSNALRRQQQLRLNTHLASHISSLNSGEVCIYEAVQWVKENSLPYLENSKVSSESASEEVVIKETLHRMWIYSHHIYRQELRKKIFDCAKKLNLTGFCLTGKPGVICVEGLRASCEEFWHAIRYPNWKHISCKHVENIETEGSTDNLRLFRAFEDLQFQAHGDYGLRNDYHMDLGQFLEFLKQHQSGHIFQILFGVEGKLSDK